The sequence GTAAGCACAACAGGCAGCAGAGCCAAAGGCAACTGTTAGTGGAGAAAGGACAAGAGCTCTACGACCATGCCCGAGAAGCCTTGCCCGGTCAGTGGTGACGACTCTGAAACAGTGGCAAAAACACAGGAACCTTCAGAGCCCTGAACGACAGACACGCAAACAACGTTGCTCGACCCTGGCCCGGTTCTACGAAGACTGGCTTTCTGGTATCTTTCCAAGCATTTGAAGAATCCAGTCTGTTAGAACACTTGCTAATTTGAACAGTTGACATTTTGGGTCACTTGTAGTATCAGTAACAGGAACACATCTGTCTTTGAGTAACACCAGGATGAAGACACCTGTCCCTGTGACCCTGGGCTCTGGGGTGTGATGCAGTGCGAATAGCTTGGGCACAAAACCTGAATAAGCTCCTCATCTGTGACCCACGGCAAGGACACGAACGACTTGCTGAATTGAACACTGTTATGGAGGCTAAATTCTCttattaacataaaagaaaagaaacatgtaaTGATCTAGTTAGTTGGAATAAGACGAAACACAGGCCTTTGTTATTGCCTAGAGACAGGTATCCAAGGTGGAAGAAAGCTGAGTGTGCACGGGTTTTCTAGAGCACGATTTTCATTCTCTAGTCTGTGTTATAAACCAGACCTCCATAGCCAAGGCAGATCTGTAAACACACCCATCTCTATCATTTAAAGTGGCAGTGTGCAGCCATTGCCTTGAAGACTGGGGTGAAGATGAGATACCTGAATACCCAGGAAAGGCCAGCGATAACACGGATGTGGTGAAATGGTTCATCCGAGATCGAGCACACGCAACACTGAAAAGCAGCTAGATGCCAAATGAATCAGAAAGGGGCTGGACCTGTGACCTCACTTCCCACCCTCACAGGCCTTCATCATTCACTCAGTGGAAGAGGAATCAACTACATGCAAAAACATCAGTTCaacattttccaattttctaatCGAGAAAGATAACATCCAAGACTTGGGAACTAGGAAAACCGGGCTTATATCGTACCATAAAGTTATCTGAAACAATAGCATGGTGGCCACAAGGGCGGCTCAAACTTTTGTCCCCATCTTAAAACACGGAGGACACAAAGAGACAGTGAAGCAGTTCTGTTGCCACTGTGCCatttctcattcactctcacCTACAGTTAAGTTTTAATTAACCTCACCCACTTAATTCTACGCTCCTGTTCAAGAACCCTTCAAATTTGAGTAGGAAACGGGTAGTGTGGGCTTCTGGAAGTTTTGATGAGCTAAGCATCATTTAGTAAAGAGTCTGTGATTGGAAGGATCACTTGGAGAACTTCCAGGAAAAAAAGCCATCGGAAAATCAGAGTAGGCAAATCTGATGTGTATAGTCTATCAGCAAGACCACCTGGACAAAGATGTGATGtcaaatataaaactgaaatggatggcttctttgccttctttattccattccatttctgtaaaaaaaaaaggtgatctATGCAGAAAATGTACACTGTCCTGGGTCATTTCTCCAAAGGCCACAAAAAATGGGAAGCACAAGGATGGCCTACGTTTGGGGTTTCTCATTGAGGGCACGTGGGGAAATCTACAGATGAGTTTAATTGACTAGCTGCATCGTTTTATTGCCCAATCATGGAAGaacctttttaaatttgttgtttttagcACTCTTCAATGACCGTTGTTCCAATGAATGAGTAAAGTTTTTTCTTAACCAGTCGAAATCCTGAGCTGAGAATCAGAGTTCGCCTGAGGCCAGACGAGAGGCGACCTCTGCTAAAGAAGTCCCTGAAGCTAGTCCACGCGCAGTTCTCCTGCTTGAACACAAGGGTCAGCTCAAAAGTGGGCACCACGCTAGAATCGCACACAATCCTATCCAgctttttacatacattttcaatCTCCAAGTTCACGTGCATCACACAACCTCGCAGGCCACAGGGCTCCGTAGAGGAGAGCCGCAGGACGTCTTGAGCAATTCTCTGGGTCAGTTTCTCGGGGACGAGGACCCTGGAGCAACCAAGTTTCGTTTGCTTGGATTTGGACAGACAGTTCTCCAGCATTTTAACCAAATTCTGGCAAGTGGTCTCCTCGAATATCACCTCGTGAAGGTTGGGTTCAGGAACCACATAATCCCAGTAGTCAAAATCTGTaggaaaggaaattttctttttagataaagaaaagaaaaaaatccaggagTAGAGAAAACACCCCAAGATAGCAACATTCATTACCACTATCCACCATGTCTGCCTGTTTCTAATATTCGCCTGAGAGTCAGCTGACCCTGCTTTGCTGTTCACTAGCTAGGTGATACAAGGAAACATTTAACCTCTCAAGAATTAAAGTCCATCTGTGAAGTAAAGGTTTTTGATAATGGGGTGGACAGAATAtagccatttttctttaaattcatatatgtacacacacacaatcttaaAGACTATTCATCAAAAATCTACTTGTGGTTATCTCAGATTattagtgattttcttttctttcttgcctaCTTGCTTGTGGGGgctttgtaattttctttaacaGAAAATATGCATTACGTTGAGActaaaaatggttatttttatttttattttggattgaGGGACTGATGCTTTCTACCTGTAGGAATACATGTACTGTAAAATACAGAATTTTGGCTATTGTTCTTAAGTGGGCCCATCATGAGCTCGATGAACTCTCTTAAAGATCTATcaaatttgtgtctttctttagAACGGCCCGTAGATCCCAATTTTAGCTTTAAcctctttgattaaaaaaatgctcaaagagaAGCCCTCTGAGATCCATGAGGATATTTATAACTGGCTGGGTAGTTTTTCTTAGCCAAGCCAAACAAAATAGTCCTAGCGAAACAAAATTAGATTTGCTCAAAGGAAAAGAGATAGCTCTGCATTTGGTTACCTACCTCCCAAATTAATCCTACCACTTGGCAGGATGCCAGACCACACACGGTCACGGTCAAAGGAGCAGGGTACAGGCAGATGTcctgccagcctcccctcccTGAGCTTACTCCACCTTCATGCATTCACTTAGAGCATTTTATTTACAACTGAATGGAACAAATGCACACTGAATTATAAGTGCccatattttatgtatgttgaagAGAGAATTTTAGAATTCTGGCCAATAAATTAGGTCATCAACCACTTCACCTTCCACACGAGGGAGGCCGGAAGAGCTTAAGCAACGTGTCTAGGCTCACACAGCTCCTCAGTGTGTTCACTTAGAAACTGCTGTTTACAATCGCAAATGACATTCAGCCCAGCACCACTGCGGTTGAAAAGTTTCCTTCTTccattaaaaatggaataatggGTATAACCACAAATAGAAtcctactcagtaataaaaaggaacacacTGGTCAAAGTCACGACATGGAAGGATCTCGAAAACACTAGGAGGCGGGAAAGAAACCAGAGAGCAAAGAGTACCTACTGCATGAGTCCATTTTTATGAGGttctaaaagacaaaactaaCTTCCAGTGACAAAAATGACATCAGCGAttctctgggggcaggggagagtggAGAATCGATGGCAAATGGGACATGGGAATTTTGGGGGGTGGTGTCGGTTACAGGGGTAAATACATTGGTTAAAACACACACAACTGTGCACTTCACAATCGTGTGGAAGGAGGAACTTGATCCCAAAGAGCCCACTGGCGGTAGACCAGAATGATGCGGCCCTCGGGTAGTTTGTTACTTTTGTTTCTCACCATCGTGAGCAGAACATgctagaaaatttggaaaagggGGTCTCTTTAGAGGGATGTTATGGCCCACTCCCTAcgtggaggaagagggggagTCGCACGTCCCAGACCGACCCAGGGCTGCGGCCTTTGGAGGGGCaggggcggcgggcggcgcgcACTCACCGCTGAGCAGGCTCCCGGGGTGGCAGCCGGGGTCCAGCAGGTCTGCGACGCCGGCCGGGTTCTTGCCGCTCAGACTGCCGGTTGCAACCATGGTCAACGGCTCCGTGTCCCTCGCGGGGCGGAACGGCCTTTCTGGGGCGCTGGAAGAGGAGGCGGCGAGGAGGACGGTTTGCAAAAGCCGGCAAGGCGTGCAGAGTTTC is a genomic window of Lemur catta isolate mLemCat1 chromosome 24, mLemCat1.pri, whole genome shotgun sequence containing:
- the DDIT4L gene encoding DNA damage-inducible transcript 4-like protein, producing MVATGSLSGKNPAGVADLLDPGCHPGSLLSDFDYWDYVVPEPNLHEVIFEETTCQNLVKMLENCLSKSKQTKLGCSRVLVPEKLTQRIAQDVLRLSSTEPCGLRGCVMHVNLEIENVCKKLDRIVCDSSVVPTFELTLVFKQENCAWTSFRDFFSRGRLSSGLRRTLILSSGFRLVKKKLYSFIGTTVIEEC